The following are from one region of the Paenalkalicoccus suaedae genome:
- a CDS encoding CBS domain-containing protein: MKVILTHSNADFDALASLIAASTLHPDYQIALPTRLTSEVAHFLEIYKDMFTSISTNDLVPNDVSHIILVDTHEMPHIEQYDHASFIIYDHHEPFTHDFATCYCEPVGATTTLLVEKIIEQHIEINPLLATVFALGIYSDTDSFRITSTTSRDMRIAAHLLEKGANLEVVSQFKEVALTEDQQDLTMKMMDNGNIYSIKGMDVFISQHNQSHYTGHLAHITKKMLQLTGADACINIVTMGSKTFVTCRSVSELIDFRPLLTPFNGGGHAQAAAATLKNEDAQKFYSHLMRNLQDTIVTGLLAKDIMSCPVNVVSPKASIETASKMLLRYGHSGFPVVEEERVVGVISRRDIDKAIHHDLGHAPVKGFMQRSPITIDKIKTLAEIKELMITNHIGRLPVIEDEKLIGIISRSDVIAAMHKLEPKKSLQPSVIKRQVAKTMQKKLSPLYFSILQSIGHVADTNKIDTFLIGGIVRDLFLDVQNEDIDIVVEGDGIAFAHSLKETYGGRVRFHEAFRTATWEHPEGVAIDITSARVEYYDFPAALPKVTLSSLREDMYRRDFTINTLAVSLNKNVFGELIDHFQGLADIRKKTLRVLYNLSFVEDPTRLLRAARFSARFSFTLDAQSAQLAQESKEMLKEVSGDRLHDELLKLVSELNIVKSADSLKFLHIDQELIGKLPDQSTLKQRERAFRRYVKILSLENELLDFGKILLLCSNSKLDHLLRFTMKRTEKKLLTNVKEWIDFMQSKRETLEIHEKGHKTQDLTLILASIMLNPNGSKLSSYTYLRKHTITFTGADLIAKGMNPGPSFKVILSYLKAYAIDHPTLSREELLVRATSPDLIKKNEQK, translated from the coding sequence ATGAAAGTAATTTTAACTCACTCGAACGCTGACTTTGATGCACTCGCCTCCCTCATAGCAGCTTCTACTCTTCATCCTGATTATCAAATCGCTCTGCCAACTCGTCTAACATCTGAAGTCGCACACTTTCTAGAGATCTATAAAGACATGTTTACTTCTATTTCGACGAATGATCTGGTCCCTAACGATGTGTCTCATATTATTCTTGTAGATACTCATGAAATGCCTCATATTGAGCAGTACGATCATGCCTCCTTTATTATTTATGACCATCATGAGCCTTTCACTCATGATTTTGCTACATGCTACTGCGAACCAGTTGGAGCTACTACTACTCTTCTTGTCGAGAAGATAATTGAACAACATATAGAAATTAATCCTTTACTGGCAACTGTTTTTGCCCTTGGCATCTATTCAGATACAGACTCTTTTCGAATTACGTCGACAACAAGTCGAGATATGCGTATAGCAGCACATTTGCTCGAAAAAGGAGCTAACCTAGAAGTTGTGAGCCAGTTTAAAGAGGTAGCTCTTACCGAGGATCAGCAGGATCTTACGATGAAGATGATGGATAACGGCAATATTTACTCCATTAAAGGGATGGACGTGTTTATTAGTCAACATAATCAGTCTCACTATACTGGTCATCTAGCCCATATAACGAAGAAAATGCTTCAGTTAACCGGTGCAGACGCTTGTATCAATATCGTAACAATGGGTTCTAAAACGTTCGTTACATGTCGTTCTGTATCTGAGCTGATTGATTTTAGACCACTACTTACTCCTTTTAATGGAGGTGGACATGCGCAAGCTGCTGCTGCAACGTTAAAAAATGAGGATGCACAGAAGTTCTATTCTCACTTGATGCGAAATTTACAAGATACTATTGTAACTGGTTTACTAGCGAAAGATATTATGTCTTGTCCTGTTAACGTTGTTTCTCCCAAAGCATCTATTGAGACGGCTTCAAAAATGCTTCTCAGATACGGGCACTCTGGCTTCCCAGTAGTTGAAGAAGAGCGGGTTGTGGGCGTTATATCTAGACGAGATATTGATAAGGCCATCCACCATGACCTTGGCCATGCACCTGTCAAAGGATTTATGCAGCGAAGTCCTATTACAATAGATAAGATAAAAACATTGGCTGAAATAAAAGAGCTTATGATCACAAATCATATTGGAAGACTGCCTGTAATTGAGGACGAGAAATTAATTGGAATTATTTCGAGATCAGATGTGATCGCTGCGATGCACAAGCTCGAGCCCAAAAAATCATTGCAACCAAGCGTGATAAAAAGACAGGTAGCAAAAACGATGCAAAAAAAACTATCCCCTCTCTACTTCTCTATTTTACAATCGATTGGGCATGTAGCTGATACAAATAAAATTGATACCTTTTTAATTGGTGGCATTGTAAGAGATTTGTTTTTAGATGTTCAAAATGAAGATATTGATATCGTAGTAGAAGGCGACGGAATTGCTTTTGCGCATTCACTCAAAGAGACATATGGAGGGAGAGTAAGATTTCACGAGGCATTTAGAACTGCCACGTGGGAACATCCTGAAGGTGTAGCCATTGATATCACAAGCGCACGTGTGGAATACTACGATTTTCCAGCAGCACTTCCAAAGGTGACATTGTCCTCCTTAAGAGAGGATATGTACCGACGTGATTTCACGATAAACACCCTCGCAGTTTCCTTGAATAAAAATGTGTTTGGAGAATTAATTGATCATTTTCAAGGTCTCGCTGATATCCGCAAAAAAACGCTACGTGTTCTCTATAATCTAAGCTTTGTCGAAGATCCAACGCGATTACTTCGAGCAGCGAGATTCAGTGCTAGATTTTCGTTTACGCTCGATGCTCAGTCAGCCCAGCTTGCTCAAGAATCAAAAGAAATGCTTAAAGAGGTGTCTGGGGATCGCCTTCACGATGAGCTACTTAAATTAGTGTCAGAGCTTAATATAGTCAAATCTGCTGATTCATTAAAGTTTCTTCATATTGATCAAGAGCTAATAGGAAAGCTTCCTGATCAGTCTACCTTGAAGCAGAGAGAGCGTGCTTTTAGAAGGTATGTAAAGATATTATCGTTAGAAAATGAGCTTCTCGACTTTGGTAAAATTCTTTTACTTTGCTCTAATTCGAAGCTTGATCATCTTTTACGCTTTACGATGAAACGTACAGAGAAAAAACTTTTAACAAACGTTAAAGAGTGGATAGACTTTATGCAATCGAAGAGAGAGACGTTAGAGATTCATGAGAAAGGTCATAAAACGCAAGACCTTACTCTAATCCTTGCCTCTATTATGCTAAATCCTAATGGCTCAAAGCTCTCCTCTTATACCTATTTAAGAAAGCATACTATCACGTTTACAGGTGCTGATTTAATCGCAAAAGGGATGAATCCAGGTCCTTCATTTAAAGTAATATTGTCTTACTTAAAAGCATATGCTATCGACCATCCAACTTTATCTCGTGAAGAACTACTAGTGCGTGCAACTTCACCTGATTTAATTAAAAAAAACGAGCAGAAATAA
- a CDS encoding spore germination protein, with protein MKRWFKNTDDKNQSTDTRKKPAPEPVNADMDRNRRYIKEELHYSEDLHERTLSFANKQAGVYFFIDSVTDSDKLSNTLRSIYNRPLKNPDEVMSSINSIQVVDLSQAVARLIQGETILFFHDHPVCFSINTRLAIQRDVSQPESEQIVRGAHNGFVENIATNVYQVRHLIQQPSLTVRYEYLGKDKHTKVAIVYVDGLCDMHILEETRNRLRNIDTARLISSAVVEEHLEDHPYSPLPQYMSTERPDRCALNLLQGKIVLFIEGEAIALVLPVTFFSFYQSNDDYNSRWYAGTFFRLLRLFSFITAVTLPGIYIAIISFHYEIIPYGMTFVFKDAVEMIPYPPLIEAFFMELTLELIREAGVRLPSPIGQTIGIVGGLVIGDAVVNAGFVSSVMIIVVALTAISSFVVPANEMNMSIRLLRFPVMIMASLAGFVGIVFCLTLYLIHLCKLTSLGKPYFYPFAPFDPKGIWNEILRLPHVKPSQGSKLS; from the coding sequence ATGAAGAGGTGGTTTAAAAATACTGATGATAAGAACCAGTCAACCGACACCCGCAAAAAACCAGCTCCAGAGCCGGTTAATGCAGATATGGACCGGAATAGACGCTATATAAAAGAGGAGCTGCATTATTCCGAGGACTTACATGAACGCACGCTATCCTTTGCAAACAAACAGGCCGGGGTCTATTTTTTTATCGATTCCGTAACTGATTCCGATAAGTTGTCAAACACACTACGTAGCATTTACAATCGTCCGTTGAAGAACCCTGATGAAGTCATGTCCTCGATTAACTCTATTCAAGTAGTCGATCTGTCACAGGCGGTTGCCCGTCTTATTCAAGGCGAAACGATTCTTTTCTTTCATGACCACCCAGTATGTTTTAGTATCAATACTCGCTTAGCAATTCAACGGGATGTCAGTCAACCAGAATCCGAACAAATTGTCCGTGGAGCGCATAACGGATTTGTAGAGAATATTGCAACAAACGTGTATCAGGTTCGACATCTAATCCAACAACCTTCACTAACAGTTCGTTATGAATATTTAGGAAAGGATAAACATACAAAAGTTGCTATCGTCTATGTAGATGGACTTTGTGACATGCATATCTTAGAGGAAACAAGAAATAGACTACGAAATATAGACACCGCTCGCTTAATTAGCTCTGCAGTCGTAGAAGAACACCTAGAGGACCATCCCTATTCTCCACTTCCACAGTATATGAGCACCGAAAGACCTGATAGATGCGCTCTTAACCTGCTACAAGGTAAAATCGTTCTTTTTATTGAAGGAGAAGCCATTGCTTTAGTATTGCCTGTTACGTTTTTTTCTTTTTATCAGTCGAACGATGATTATAATAGTCGCTGGTACGCGGGCACTTTTTTTAGACTGTTACGCTTATTTAGCTTCATCACTGCCGTTACCTTACCTGGGATTTATATTGCGATCATTAGCTTTCACTATGAGATCATTCCGTATGGGATGACCTTTGTATTTAAAGATGCCGTCGAGATGATTCCTTATCCACCTCTAATTGAAGCCTTTTTTATGGAGCTCACACTCGAGCTTATTCGTGAGGCTGGGGTTAGACTACCAAGTCCTATTGGTCAAACGATCGGGATAGTTGGTGGTTTAGTCATAGGTGATGCCGTTGTTAACGCAGGCTTTGTATCAAGCGTGATGATTATTGTGGTTGCACTCACAGCAATTTCTTCTTTTGTCGTACCGGCAAATGAAATGAATATGTCGATTCGTTTACTTCGCTTCCCCGTCATGATCATGGCATCGTTAGCTGGTTTTGTCGGTATTGTCTTTTGCCTCACACTTTACTTAATTCACCTGTGTAAATTAACTAGCCTCGGTAAGCCTTACTTTTATCCATTTGCGCCATTCGACCCTAAAGGAATTTGGAACGAAATTCTTCGATTACCGCATGTTAAACCTAGTCAGGGATCAAAACTATCTTAG
- a CDS encoding HD-GYP domain-containing protein, whose translation MIRIGKEEWNDKLVGLTIEEDIITASGQLLLNKGTILQSQHLELLKNHYIDYICIRKHHHQENDSFYKKYDSNISELKNVFKAVINREAPALREFMIPFMPIIKNVLEKPYLFLELHNIRGHDEYTYRHSLNVGLFAATIGRILKVSDEEVLELAKCGLMHDIGKLHIDSTILTKDSGLTDAEFAEIKKHPLYGKAILEKMNGVTQEHMDATLYHHERLDGSGYPYQLVGDDIPLSAQIIAIADMYDAISSDRAYRGKFSPFDTLQILKDDTFNGKLQASISLPFINHILNGYRGNSVLLNNGKTGTVIRFDLDHIDSPLVKIDQKVVDLRKHSDLSVVQIYHANDVQLILE comes from the coding sequence ATGATAAGGATAGGGAAAGAGGAATGGAATGATAAACTAGTAGGTTTAACAATTGAAGAGGATATTATTACGGCTTCTGGTCAGCTTTTGCTAAATAAAGGAACAATCTTGCAAAGTCAACATTTAGAGCTACTTAAGAACCATTATATAGACTATATTTGTATACGAAAGCATCATCATCAAGAGAATGATTCATTTTATAAAAAATATGATTCAAATATCTCTGAACTAAAAAACGTGTTTAAAGCTGTAATTAATAGAGAAGCACCTGCACTTCGTGAGTTTATGATTCCTTTTATGCCAATCATCAAAAATGTGTTGGAAAAGCCCTATTTATTTTTAGAGCTACATAATATTAGGGGTCATGATGAATACACATACCGGCATTCTTTAAATGTTGGACTCTTTGCTGCGACTATAGGGCGTATCTTAAAAGTTAGTGACGAAGAGGTTTTAGAGCTTGCTAAATGTGGACTGATGCATGATATTGGTAAACTACATATCGATAGTACCATTCTTACAAAGGACAGTGGTCTAACAGACGCTGAATTTGCCGAGATTAAGAAGCATCCTCTTTATGGCAAAGCTATTTTAGAGAAGATGAATGGCGTAACACAAGAGCACATGGACGCTACCTTGTATCATCATGAGCGATTAGACGGCTCTGGATACCCATATCAGCTTGTTGGAGACGACATTCCGCTCTCTGCTCAAATTATTGCTATTGCAGATATGTATGATGCCATCTCTTCTGATAGGGCGTATAGGGGCAAGTTTAGTCCTTTTGATACTCTGCAAATATTAAAAGACGATACATTCAATGGCAAGCTTCAAGCGAGTATTAGCCTGCCGTTTATCAATCATATTCTTAACGGATATCGCGGTAATTCAGTCTTGTTAAATAATGGTAAAACAGGGACGGTCATTCGATTTGACCTCGATCATATCGACAGCCCATTAGTAAAAATTGACCAAAAAGTAGTAGATTTACGAAAGCACAGTGATTTGTCTGTAGTGCAGATTTATCATGCTAACGATGTGCAACTTATATTAGAGTAA
- a CDS encoding lipoate--protein ligase: MIYIDNENVTDPQINLALEEYALKNLPVDETYLLFYTNEPCIIIGKNQNTHEEINKKFVDENDIYVVRRLSGGGAVYQDLGNLNFSFLTKDDGDSFSNYAKFTEPVIEALRQLGVEAELSGRNDIQVGERKISGNAQYTTKGRMFSHGTLLVDVEMENIVDSLNVNEEKIRSKGIKSVRARVANINEFTQKAITVDELKKIILAYVFKETDIETYRFTKEQWKEIYALAEERYKNWDWNYGKSPKFDLKRSKRFEGAGTIDVRLDVSKGTIQACKIFGDFFGMGDISVVEEKLVGVKYDKNAIHEALETIDMTYYFGKVSREGFIELIY; encoded by the coding sequence ATGATTTATATTGATAATGAGAATGTGACAGATCCACAAATTAACTTAGCTCTTGAAGAATACGCACTTAAAAACTTGCCAGTAGATGAGACATATCTGCTTTTTTACACAAATGAGCCATGTATTATTATCGGAAAAAATCAGAATACACACGAAGAAATCAATAAAAAATTCGTAGATGAAAATGATATTTACGTAGTAAGAAGATTATCCGGTGGGGGAGCTGTTTATCAGGATTTAGGCAACTTAAACTTTAGTTTTCTAACTAAAGATGATGGTGATAGCTTTTCAAACTATGCCAAGTTTACGGAGCCAGTGATTGAGGCATTGCGTCAGCTAGGTGTAGAAGCGGAGCTAAGTGGCCGTAATGACATTCAGGTAGGAGAAAGAAAAATCTCAGGTAACGCGCAGTATACAACAAAAGGTCGTATGTTTAGTCATGGTACACTTCTTGTTGATGTTGAGATGGAGAACATCGTAGACTCTCTTAATGTAAATGAAGAAAAAATCCGCTCAAAAGGAATAAAATCTGTACGAGCTCGAGTTGCTAATATTAATGAATTTACTCAAAAGGCTATAACAGTGGATGAGCTGAAAAAAATCATTCTTGCATACGTCTTTAAGGAGACGGATATCGAAACGTATCGTTTTACAAAGGAACAGTGGAAAGAAATCTATGCGTTAGCAGAAGAGCGTTATAAAAACTGGGACTGGAACTACGGCAAATCTCCTAAATTCGATCTAAAGCGATCAAAACGTTTTGAAGGAGCAGGAACAATTGACGTGCGCCTTGATGTATCGAAAGGTACGATTCAGGCATGTAAGATTTTCGGTGACTTCTTTGGTATGGGAGATATAAGCGTTGTGGAGGAGAAGCTTGTTGGGGTTAAATACGACAAAAATGCGATCCATGAAGCTCTTGAGACCATTGATATGACATATTACTTTGGAAAAGTGTCACGAGAAGGGTTCATTGAATTAATTTATTAA
- the deoD gene encoding purine-nucleoside phosphorylase, producing the protein MSVHIGANQGEIAESILLPGDPLRAKYIAENFLEDVTCYNEVRGMLGFTGTYKGKRVSVQGTGMGVPSISIYVHELINSYGVKNLIRVGTCGAIQEDVKVRDVIIAMSATSNSGVNNHYFKGIDFAPTANFDLLRRAYEGAVAQNMQVNVGSVFTSDVFYNEDKELIPMLARHQVLAVEMETSALYTIAARFGVNALSILTVSDHILTGEETSSQERQETFDDMVHVALSAAISE; encoded by the coding sequence ATGAGTGTTCATATTGGAGCTAATCAAGGAGAAATTGCAGAAAGTATTCTTTTACCGGGGGATCCACTTCGTGCAAAGTATATCGCGGAAAACTTCCTAGAGGATGTCACGTGCTATAACGAAGTAAGAGGTATGCTAGGCTTTACAGGAACGTATAAAGGTAAGCGTGTTTCTGTTCAAGGAACGGGCATGGGTGTACCGTCCATTTCTATTTATGTGCATGAGTTAATTAATAGCTACGGTGTTAAAAACTTAATTCGTGTTGGTACATGTGGAGCGATTCAAGAGGACGTTAAAGTACGCGATGTCATTATCGCAATGAGTGCAACGTCTAACTCTGGCGTCAACAATCATTACTTTAAAGGAATTGACTTTGCCCCAACCGCAAATTTTGACTTACTTCGTCGAGCATACGAAGGCGCAGTTGCGCAAAATATGCAAGTAAATGTAGGTAGCGTATTTACAAGCGACGTCTTCTATAACGAAGACAAGGAGCTAATTCCAATGCTTGCTCGTCATCAAGTGTTAGCAGTGGAAATGGAAACTTCTGCACTGTACACAATTGCTGCTCGCTTTGGTGTGAATGCATTATCAATCCTTACTGTATCTGACCATATTTTAACAGGTGAAGAAACGTCTTCACAAGAGCGTCAGGAAACATTTGATGATATGGTTCATGTAGCACTTTCAGCTGCTATCTCAGAATAA